The DNA segment TCACGCGCACGGACAGTGAAGGCAATCTCTGGGGTCCCTCGCAGCGCATCACGGTGGAGGAAGCCATCCGCATCTACACCCTCCACGGCGCTTTTGCCTCAGTCGAAGAGCGCCTCAAAGGCTCCATTACGCCCGGCAAACTGGCCGACCTCGTGGTGCTCGCAACCGATCCAACTCTCGCAGACCCCTCCACCATCAAGGACATCCCGGTCCTGCGAACAATTGTCGGCGGCAAAACTGTCTACGAAGCCTGAGCCCGCCCTGTCTCCCACTTCATACTTCATAATTCATCCTTCTCTCCGTACCCTGTACTCCGTACCCACTCTTAATCTATAATCTTCCGGATATCGTCTAATAGCGTTTGCCGGAACGGCGCGTTCGCCGCTCGGCCGACATCACATGGAGTACGACTTGCTAAAATCGACCAATTGCGGAGATGTCCGCAAAGAGCACGTAGGGCAGACCGTAAAGCTTGCGGGCTGGATAGACCGCCGCCGCGACCACGGCAACCTGATTTTCACCGACCTCCGGGACCGCTCCGGCATAGTCCAGGTGGTCTTTAACCCGGAGCTCACTCCGGACGCGCACAAGACCGCAGAGAAGGTCCGCAGCGAGTGGGTCGTCCAGGTCACCGGCAAGGTCAACCCGCGCCCTGCCGGCACCGAGAACAAAAACCTGCCTACCGGTGAAGTCGAAATCGTCGCCGAGAGCGTGACGATTCTGAACGAGGCCAAGACGCCTCCCTTCTACATCAGCAGCTCCAGCGGCGCGGACACCGAGGACGTGGACGAGATACTTCGCATGAAGTACCGCTTCCTTGACCTGCGCCGCACCAAGATGCGCGAAATGCTCATAACGCGCCACAAGGTCATCGCCTACATCCGCTCGTTCCTGGACAAGAAGGGCTTCCTTGAGGTCGAGACGCCGATCCTCATCAAGAGCACTCCCGAGGGCGCGCGCGACTACCTCGTCCCTGCCCGCCTGTACCCCGGCACGTTCTACGCGCTGCCGCAGTCGCCGCAGCAGCTCAAGCAGCTGCTGATGGTCGCGGGCGTGGAAAAGTACTTCCAGATCGCCCGCTGCTTCCGCGACGAGGATCCCCGCGCGGACCGCCAGCCGGAGTTCACGCAGCTCGACCTGGAGATGAGCTTCGTCGACCAGGACGACATCCTGAACCTGACCGAGGAGCTGTTCGCGACGATGGTCGAGACACTCTTCCCGACCAAGAAGATCCTGAAGCCGTTCCCGCGCCTCAAGTACGCGGACATCATGCGGGACTACAGCTCGGACAAGCCCGACCTGCGCAACCCGATCAAGATGGCGAGCTTCGTGGACCTCGTCGGCCAGACCGACTTCCAGGTATTCAAGAACGTCGCGGAGAAGGGCGGCATCATCAAGGGCTTCGCGGCTCCCGGCATCGCCAACTTGCCGCGCAAGCAGCTCGACGAGCTGGTGGACACTGCCAAGGCGAAGGGCGCCCAGGGCCTGGTGTACATCGCGCTCACCGGCGAGAAGAAGCCTATCGACTTCATCACCGAGGACCAGATCAAGTCGCCGGTGGCGAAGTTCCTGCCGCT comes from the SAR202 cluster bacterium genome and includes:
- the aspS gene encoding aspartate--tRNA ligase codes for the protein MLKSTNCGDVRKEHVGQTVKLAGWIDRRRDHGNLIFTDLRDRSGIVQVVFNPELTPDAHKTAEKVRSEWVVQVTGKVNPRPAGTENKNLPTGEVEIVAESVTILNEAKTPPFYISSSSGADTEDVDEILRMKYRFLDLRRTKMREMLITRHKVIAYIRSFLDKKGFLEVETPILIKSTPEGARDYLVPARLYPGTFYALPQSPQQLKQLLMVAGVEKYFQIARCFRDEDPRADRQPEFTQLDLEMSFVDQDDILNLTEELFATMVETLFPTKKILKPFPRLKYADIMRDYSSDKPDLRNPIKMASFVDLVGQTDFQVFKNVAEKGGIIKGFAAPGIANLPRKQLDELVDTAKAKGAQGLVYIALTGEKKPIDFITEDQIKSPVAKFLPLKVVEEMAKRTGANVGDLIMIIAGPNKKATHLALNAMRNEMGKRLKLIDPDLFALAFVVDIPLFDWNEEENKWDAAHHAFTTPRPEDIPYVESDPARVIARSYDMICNGFEMASGSIRIHRRDLQEQVFKVLGYSQEQVRERFSQLLDAFDYGAPPHGGIAPGIDRLVMVMTGTENIRDVIAFPKTQMGIDPLFGAPGVVEDKQLKELHIKLALE